A genomic segment from Candidatus Viadribacter manganicus encodes:
- a CDS encoding cupin domain-containing protein → MSREPWLVDPLGYLIGAGREDDFFARIYEREALVVHNDAPERFAGLISIDDIDRIVTTLDLREGQLALANATAHVDSDAYVDGASFIDRGAVADHYRRGSTIILNQAHQFDPALSRLCRGLEHVFSSHVQTNIYLTPPNAQGFRTHYDNHDVLVIQVEGEKAWRLYDMPIATPFRGEGFEQGRYEAGELRQEFVLKPGDCAYVPRGLMHDAQTSGDKASLHITVGIITRTWADVMLEAVSEVALRSPELRRSLPPGFARPDFDRAKAREHLKTLVSGLANEVQLDPALDLMVDTFIRSRPAHNRFAVRDAGAISAKDKFQAQARTPSRIAEDGDDIIVVCAGGELKFTPEQRPALELALGGTKFGVGDLKVEKADALVSTLLAYGLIARI, encoded by the coding sequence ATGTCGCGCGAGCCGTGGCTCGTAGATCCGCTCGGCTACCTCATCGGGGCCGGGCGTGAGGACGATTTCTTCGCGCGTATCTATGAGCGCGAAGCGCTTGTGGTGCATAACGACGCACCCGAGCGCTTCGCGGGCCTCATCTCGATCGACGACATCGATCGCATCGTCACGACTTTGGATCTGCGCGAGGGTCAATTGGCGCTCGCGAACGCGACCGCCCACGTCGATTCAGATGCCTACGTTGACGGGGCGAGCTTTATCGATCGCGGCGCCGTGGCCGATCACTACCGGCGCGGCTCAACGATCATCCTGAACCAAGCGCACCAGTTTGACCCGGCGCTCTCGCGGCTCTGCCGCGGGCTCGAGCATGTGTTCTCATCGCACGTGCAGACGAACATCTACCTGACGCCGCCAAACGCACAGGGCTTCCGCACCCATTACGACAATCACGACGTGCTCGTGATCCAGGTGGAAGGCGAAAAGGCCTGGCGTCTCTACGATATGCCGATCGCCACGCCATTCCGCGGTGAAGGTTTCGAGCAAGGGCGCTACGAAGCTGGTGAACTACGTCAGGAATTTGTGCTGAAGCCGGGCGATTGTGCGTACGTACCGCGCGGGCTGATGCACGACGCGCAAACATCGGGTGACAAGGCGTCACTGCACATCACCGTCGGCATCATCACGCGCACTTGGGCGGATGTGATGCTTGAAGCTGTGTCTGAAGTTGCGCTGCGCTCGCCGGAGCTGCGCCGCAGTTTGCCGCCAGGATTTGCGCGACCGGATTTTGACCGCGCAAAGGCGCGCGAGCATTTAAAAACGCTGGTCAGCGGCCTCGCTAACGAAGTGCAGCTCGATCCAGCGCTCGACCTGATGGTCGATACCTTTATCCGCTCGCGCCCCGCGCACAATCGCTTTGCGGTGCGAGACGCCGGCGCGATCAGCGCGAAGGACAAATTCCAAGCGCAAGCACGAACGCCATCGCGCATTGCAGAAGACGGCGACGATATCATCGTCGTGTGCGCCGGCGGCGAGCTGAAGTTCACGCCCGAGCAACGGCCGGCGTTGGAGCTGGCGCTCGGCGGGACGAAGTTCGGTGTGGGTGATCTAAAGGTCGAAAAGGCCGATGCGCTGGTCTCGACGCTGCTGGCCTACGGGCTCATCGCGCGCATCTAG
- the ruvA gene encoding Holliday junction branch migration protein RuvA, with translation MIGLLSGTVAAVGEDTALIDVGGVGYVVQSGGRTLARLQVGAPARLFIETHVREDAIRLFGFSSEEERAWFAHLQTIPGVGAKVALGILDTMPPDALADAIAIQDKAAFARANGVGPKLAARLATELTGKGGPKGFIGLGGSAPRASSTATVTASGARAEAVSALVNLGIDQSSAARAVASAAKQFDADAPAPELIRAALKEVSR, from the coding sequence ATGATCGGGTTGTTGAGCGGTACGGTTGCGGCGGTTGGCGAGGATACAGCGCTGATCGATGTTGGCGGCGTCGGTTACGTCGTTCAATCGGGCGGACGCACGCTGGCGCGCCTGCAAGTTGGAGCTCCGGCGCGGCTCTTCATCGAAACCCATGTCCGCGAAGACGCCATAAGGCTCTTTGGCTTTTCCTCCGAAGAAGAACGCGCCTGGTTCGCGCATCTTCAAACCATCCCCGGCGTCGGCGCAAAAGTTGCGTTGGGCATCCTCGACACCATGCCGCCGGACGCGCTCGCCGACGCAATCGCCATTCAGGACAAAGCCGCGTTTGCGCGCGCCAATGGCGTTGGCCCCAAACTCGCTGCGCGCCTCGCAACGGAACTCACCGGCAAGGGCGGCCCCAAAGGCTTCATTGGGCTCGGCGGTTCAGCGCCGCGCGCGAGTTCAACTGCAACAGTCACGGCCAGCGGCGCCCGCGCAGAAGCAGTGTCCGCGCTCGTCAATCTCGGTATTGATCAATCAAGCGCCGCACGTGCTGTCGCTTCCGCCGCCAAGCAATTTGACGCCGACGCCCCAGCCCCTGAACTTATCCGCGCTGCGCTGAAAGAAGTTAGCCGCTAG
- a CDS encoding YciI family protein produces the protein MLYMFLVSGVEDGKQPPAELFEEIEKLSEQEIAAGRMKARGGLLPTAMGSARIESRSGKLKLTDGPFAETKEVLGGFSIFEFATREEAIAAAESFMDIHRRIWPEWEGVCEMRPMFGFGTS, from the coding sequence ATGCTTTACATGTTTCTCGTCTCCGGCGTCGAAGACGGCAAGCAGCCGCCAGCGGAGCTTTTCGAAGAGATTGAAAAGCTCTCCGAACAGGAAATCGCCGCCGGCCGCATGAAGGCGCGCGGTGGATTGCTGCCGACAGCGATGGGCAGCGCGCGAATTGAATCGCGGAGCGGCAAACTGAAGCTTACCGACGGACCGTTTGCCGAGACCAAAGAGGTGCTCGGCGGGTTCTCAATTTTCGAATTCGCAACGCGCGAAGAAGCGATCGCGGCGGCCGAGAGTTTCATGGACATACATCGCCGCATTTGGCCCGAATGGGAGGGCGTCTGTGAGATGCGGCCGATGTTCGGCTTTGGAACGAGCTAA
- the ruvB gene encoding Holliday junction branch migration DNA helicase RuvB, which yields MAEAERLVTSDRMPGEGADRALRPQGFDEFVGQPAAKANLKVFVDAARSRGEAMDHVLLFGPPGLGKTTLSQIVARELGVGFRATSGPVIARAGDLAALLTNLEPRDVLFIDEIHRLAPAVEEILYPALEDYHLDIIIGEGPSARSVRIDLAPFTLVGATTRAGMLSTPLRDRFGIPVRLEFYGPDELLGIVTRAAGKLGAPITTEGAMEIAKRARGTPRVAVRLLRRVRDFAGDDVIDAAVADRALKRLEVDSDGLDLLDRRYLHALVETYSGGPVGVETLAAALAEARDALEDVIEPYLMQQGLVMRTPRGRVAAPKAYERLGKKPPSAPPASGSLFGEK from the coding sequence ATGGCCGAAGCAGAACGCCTCGTAACATCCGATCGCATGCCAGGAGAGGGCGCCGACCGTGCGCTCCGTCCGCAGGGCTTCGATGAATTTGTCGGCCAGCCCGCCGCCAAGGCGAACCTCAAAGTCTTCGTCGACGCCGCTCGTTCGCGCGGCGAAGCCATGGACCATGTTCTGCTGTTCGGCCCGCCTGGCCTTGGCAAGACCACGCTTTCCCAGATCGTTGCTCGCGAGCTTGGCGTCGGCTTTCGCGCCACTAGCGGTCCAGTGATCGCGCGCGCCGGTGATCTTGCGGCGTTGCTCACCAATCTTGAGCCGCGCGACGTGCTCTTCATCGACGAGATCCATCGCCTTGCGCCTGCGGTCGAAGAAATTCTTTATCCCGCACTCGAAGATTATCACCTCGACATCATTATCGGCGAGGGCCCCTCGGCGCGCAGCGTGCGAATTGATCTTGCGCCATTTACGCTCGTCGGCGCCACGACGCGCGCAGGCATGTTGAGCACGCCGTTACGTGATCGCTTTGGTATTCCGGTGCGGCTTGAATTTTACGGCCCTGACGAATTGCTAGGCATTGTCACTCGCGCCGCCGGCAAGCTCGGCGCGCCGATCACGACTGAAGGCGCCATGGAAATTGCCAAGCGTGCACGCGGCACACCGCGTGTCGCGGTGCGCTTGCTCCGACGTGTTCGCGATTTCGCAGGTGACGATGTGATCGATGCAGCGGTCGCGGACCGCGCGTTGAAGCGCCTTGAAGTCGATAGCGATGGCCTTGATCTGCTTGATCGCCGCTACCTTCATGCGCTGGTCGAAACCTATTCCGGCGGCCCGGTTGGTGTCGAAACACTCGCTGCCGCGCTCGCTGAAGCGCGTGATGCGCTGGAGGACGTGATCGAGCCATACCTGATGCAACAAGGCTTGGTTATGCGCACGCCCCGTGGGCGCGTCGCCGCGCCGAAAGCTTATGAGCGGCTTGGTAAAAAGCCGCCGAGTGCTCCGCCTGCGAGCGGTAGCTTGTTCGGCGAAAAATAA
- a CDS encoding MmcQ/YjbR family DNA-binding protein — translation MPQTPHQRAEAELTKHCLTFPETSAGPGWQTTRGLYVRQKMFCVFGAKGEPLNELTVIMKLPISAEMAAELPFVREARGWFKQHNWVTAHFGSSDDVLAEIETLKGWLKQSYVAVAPKKLGRMLP, via the coding sequence ATGCCGCAGACGCCGCACCAACGCGCCGAAGCTGAACTCACCAAGCACTGTCTCACCTTTCCCGAAACGAGCGCGGGCCCCGGCTGGCAGACGACGCGCGGCCTTTATGTGCGCCAGAAAATGTTCTGCGTGTTCGGCGCGAAGGGCGAGCCGCTGAATGAGCTGACCGTGATCATGAAACTGCCGATCTCGGCGGAGATGGCCGCGGAGCTGCCGTTCGTCCGCGAGGCGCGAGGCTGGTTCAAACAACACAATTGGGTCACCGCGCATTTTGGTAGCAGCGATGATGTGCTGGCCGAGATTGAGACATTAAAGGGCTGGTTGAAACAGAGCTACGTTGCTGTTGCGCCGAAAAAACTAGGACGGATGCTACCCTAG
- a CDS encoding SPFH domain-containing protein codes for MSDLFGAFSDIAPSLPMIIVVALAALLLISILLRVVVPTNMVHTVQSRRKTTSYGAGQKAGNVYYNWPSWMPFIGVSRIILPVNNFELSLSGYEAYDKDRVPFRLDLTAFFRIADTNVAAARIANMKELIAQLHFIVQGAARKILATHDIHQIMVDRATFGAQFTQEVATELANWGVEPVKNMELMDVRDAEGSRVIADIMAMKASNIQMTSRIEVANNLRAAQTAEIAARQEVEVREQEAQQVVGQRTAEKEKQVGIATERASQEVQAEAAITREREMQVVRVATMRQAEITKDQQVVAASQDKETTILRADGDLQATKLAAEGIRVEGNAKADAEKALQLAPVAAQIELAKEIGQNEGYQAYLVSIRGVEAYTQVGVEQAKAIGQAEVKVIANTGDTVQGVQDAMSLISPRGGTAIGGMLEALKNTTEGAALLERVLRREAARTAPDDSAT; via the coding sequence ATGTCTGACTTGTTTGGCGCGTTCTCCGATATCGCGCCGTCACTGCCAATGATCATCGTCGTGGCGCTCGCCGCGCTGCTTCTGATTTCGATCCTGCTACGGGTCGTGGTGCCGACCAACATGGTCCACACCGTGCAGTCACGCCGTAAAACGACCTCCTATGGCGCCGGTCAGAAGGCTGGCAACGTCTACTATAACTGGCCCAGCTGGATGCCGTTCATCGGCGTCAGCCGTATCATTCTGCCGGTCAACAACTTTGAACTCTCGCTGTCAGGCTACGAGGCCTATGACAAGGACCGGGTGCCGTTCCGGCTCGATCTCACCGCGTTCTTCCGTATCGCGGATACCAACGTCGCCGCTGCGCGCATCGCCAACATGAAAGAGCTGATCGCGCAGCTGCACTTCATCGTGCAGGGCGCGGCGCGCAAAATTCTGGCCACGCACGACATTCACCAGATCATGGTCGATCGGGCGACGTTCGGCGCCCAATTTACTCAGGAGGTCGCAACCGAGCTTGCGAACTGGGGCGTGGAGCCGGTCAAGAACATGGAATTGATGGACGTTCGCGATGCCGAGGGCTCGCGCGTGATTGCTGACATCATGGCGATGAAGGCCTCCAACATTCAAATGACGAGCCGCATCGAGGTCGCCAACAACCTTCGCGCCGCACAGACCGCAGAAATCGCGGCGCGGCAGGAAGTCGAAGTACGCGAACAGGAAGCCCAGCAAGTCGTCGGCCAGCGCACCGCCGAGAAGGAAAAACAGGTCGGCATCGCAACCGAACGCGCTTCACAAGAAGTGCAAGCGGAAGCCGCCATCACCCGTGAACGGGAAATGCAGGTCGTCCGCGTCGCGACCATGCGCCAGGCCGAAATCACCAAGGATCAGCAAGTCGTCGCTGCGTCACAAGACAAGGAGACGACTATTCTGCGCGCCGACGGTGATCTGCAGGCTACCAAGCTCGCCGCCGAAGGCATCCGCGTCGAGGGCAATGCCAAGGCCGACGCCGAAAAAGCGCTGCAGCTTGCGCCGGTCGCCGCGCAAATCGAACTCGCCAAGGAGATCGGTCAGAACGAGGGTTACCAAGCCTATCTCGTCTCGATCCGCGGCGTTGAAGCCTACACCCAAGTGGGCGTCGAGCAGGCGAAGGCCATCGGGCAAGCCGAGGTGAAGGTCATCGCCAACACCGGCGACACCGTGCAGGGCGTGCAAGACGCGATGAGTCTCATCTCACCGCGTGGCGGCACCGCAATCGGCGGCATGCTCGAAGCATTGAAGAACACGACGGAAGGCGCCGCTTTGCTCGAGCGTGTACTGCGCCGTGAAGCTGCGCGCACAGCGCCGGACGATAGCGCCACCTGA
- a CDS encoding thioesterase family protein, whose amino-acid sequence MSSLRAVVETLVPETDGFTIEAPADWAQGRTLYGGITAALAHEAVRRSHEGLGPLRSSQFTFIGPAAGKLRFTSTLLRRGKSSALIGADCFNEEGPAARALFVFGAGRDSKVTHDFLAMPNVPAPEVCNSFRKEGAAAPRGFWNNFETRLASGNRLFDKDAARPEFAVWTRFLDTGGADPTTALLALADCLPPAAMVVFPQPAPISTMTWTVDVARVPSSLDGWHLLWAASEQAASGYSLQNMAMWNEAGDLVAAGRQNVAIFA is encoded by the coding sequence ATGTCCTCACTTCGCGCCGTCGTCGAAACGCTCGTCCCTGAAACCGATGGCTTCACCATTGAAGCGCCCGCCGATTGGGCCCAGGGGCGCACGCTTTACGGCGGCATCACCGCAGCGCTCGCGCACGAAGCGGTCCGTCGCTCTCATGAAGGCCTCGGACCGTTGCGCTCTTCGCAATTCACCTTCATTGGCCCGGCCGCGGGAAAATTGCGGTTCACCTCGACGCTGCTGCGCCGCGGCAAATCATCGGCGCTGATCGGCGCCGATTGCTTCAACGAAGAGGGGCCAGCTGCGCGCGCGCTCTTTGTGTTTGGCGCCGGCCGCGACAGCAAGGTGACGCATGACTTCCTTGCGATGCCAAACGTGCCCGCTCCAGAGGTGTGCAATTCGTTTCGCAAAGAAGGCGCCGCCGCGCCACGCGGCTTTTGGAATAATTTTGAGACCCGTCTCGCCTCCGGCAACCGCCTGTTCGACAAGGACGCAGCGCGCCCCGAGTTCGCGGTGTGGACTCGCTTTCTCGATACCGGAGGCGCCGACCCAACAACCGCGCTGCTCGCGCTCGCCGATTGCCTGCCGCCGGCGGCGATGGTCGTTTTCCCACAACCCGCGCCGATCAGCACGATGACTTGGACCGTTGATGTCGCCCGCGTCCCGTCCAGCCTCGATGGCTGGCACCTTCTTTGGGCCGCGAGCGAACAGGCCGCGAGCGGCTATTCACTGCAAAACATGGCGATGTGGAACGAGGCAGGCGATCTCGTTGCCGCTGGCCGTCAGAATGTGGCGATCTTCGCCTAG
- a CDS encoding MBL fold metallo-hydrolase, translating into MSEPQLQIRVIPVTPLQQNCSLIWNEATKNAALVDPGGDIDRLLGVLEQFGLELTRIWLTHGHFDHAGAAAELRERTGVSVEGPHRDDQFWLDLIEESAQRYSVSGLRNVTPDRYFEDGETLEFEGVRFDISHTPGHTPGHVVIHNTELKIAFVGDVLFAGSIGRTDFPRGNHEQLIHSITSKLWPLGDEIAFVPGHGPTSTFARERQSNPFVADRITGYAGATTHAPDIGEQRASKRWS; encoded by the coding sequence GTGAGCGAGCCACAATTACAAATCCGCGTCATTCCGGTGACGCCGCTGCAGCAAAATTGTTCGTTGATCTGGAACGAGGCGACCAAGAACGCGGCGCTGGTCGATCCGGGCGGCGACATCGATCGCTTGCTGGGCGTACTCGAACAATTTGGTTTAGAGCTCACGCGTATCTGGCTGACGCACGGCCATTTCGATCACGCGGGCGCTGCGGCCGAACTGCGCGAACGCACCGGCGTCTCCGTTGAAGGCCCGCATCGCGACGACCAATTCTGGCTCGATCTCATCGAAGAAAGCGCACAGCGCTACAGCGTTAGCGGCCTGCGCAACGTTACACCGGATCGCTATTTCGAAGACGGCGAGACGCTTGAGTTCGAGGGCGTGCGCTTCGACATCTCGCACACGCCAGGACACACCCCTGGCCACGTCGTCATTCACAATACCGAGCTAAAGATCGCATTCGTCGGTGACGTGCTCTTCGCCGGCTCGATCGGTCGCACGGATTTTCCACGTGGCAATCATGAGCAATTGATCCACTCGATCACGAGCAAACTTTGGCCGCTCGGCGACGAGATTGCGTTTGTGCCGGGACACGGACCGACGTCAACGTTCGCTCGCGAACGGCAAAGCAACCCCTTCGTGGCCGATCGGATCACCGGCTATGCGGGCGCGACGACGCACGCGCCTGATATCGGCGAGCAGCGCGCGTCGAAGCGCTGGAGCTAG